From the Candidatus Nanopelagicales bacterium genome, one window contains:
- a CDS encoding DUF4870 domain-containing protein, translating into MSQDQPPNGEPAETGPSDATPQGDPGQSDQPGRYADYFQRGQYPPAGQYPPAGQYAQPGQYPPGGQYAQPYAGQPPYAYPAPAPRPFSQQDERTWAMMSYLLAIIGGFLAPLIILLVLKERSAFVRDVAKESLNFQITVAIATFTALIAAVVVAVVVSIASSSAAGIVFLIVWFASILIGVLSLIVNVVGAVKANSGDVWRIPGILRFVK; encoded by the coding sequence ATGTCGCAGGATCAACCGCCCAACGGTGAGCCAGCCGAAACCGGCCCATCCGACGCAACGCCGCAGGGTGACCCCGGCCAGTCCGACCAACCTGGTCGGTACGCGGATTACTTTCAGCGCGGGCAGTATCCACCAGCCGGTCAGTACCCGCCGGCAGGGCAGTACGCCCAGCCGGGTCAGTATCCGCCAGGAGGGCAGTACGCCCAGCCTTACGCGGGCCAGCCGCCATACGCGTATCCAGCACCCGCCCCTCGCCCCTTTTCGCAACAAGACGAGCGAACCTGGGCGATGATGTCGTATCTGCTCGCGATCATTGGCGGTTTCCTAGCACCGCTAATCATCCTGCTGGTCCTCAAGGAGCGGTCGGCTTTTGTCCGTGACGTCGCCAAGGAATCGTTGAACTTTCAGATAACCGTCGCCATTGCAACATTCACTGCGTTGATCGCGGCGGTAGTGGTTGCAGTGGTCGTTTCGATCGCCAGCAGTTCCGCCGCCGGGATCGTGTTCCTCATCGTGTGGTTCGCCAGCATCTTGATCGGCGTCCTTTCGTTAATCGTCAACGTCGTCGGCGCCGTCAAGGCCAACAGCGGCGACGTCTGGCGAATCCCAGGAATCCTGCGGTTCGTTAAGTAA